Proteins from a genomic interval of Pseudomonas anuradhapurensis:
- the clpS gene encoding ATP-dependent Clp protease adapter ClpS, with translation MHAPSEIRLTFNQDRPQSNEDDGSGLAVQEAKPILQAPPMYKVVLFNDDYTPMDFVVEVLETFFNLNRELATKIMLTVHTEGRAVCGLFTRDIAETKAMQVNQYARESQHPLLCEIEKDG, from the coding sequence ATGCATGCACCTAGTGAGATTCGACTAACATTCAATCAGGATCGCCCGCAATCGAATGAGGACGACGGCTCAGGTCTTGCGGTTCAGGAAGCCAAGCCGATCCTGCAGGCGCCACCGATGTACAAGGTGGTTTTGTTCAACGATGACTACACGCCGATGGATTTCGTCGTCGAAGTGCTCGAGACGTTCTTCAATCTGAACCGCGAGCTGGCGACCAAGATCATGCTGACCGTCCATACCGAAGGGCGGGCAGTGTGCGGATTGTTTACCCGTGACATCGCCGAAACAAAGGCTATGCAGGTCAACCAATACGCCAGGGAAAGCCAGCATCCGCTACTCTGTGAAATCGAGAAGGACGGTTAA
- the icd gene encoding NADP-dependent isocitrate dehydrogenase, whose protein sequence is MGYQKIKVPTDGAKITVNADHSLNVPDNPIIPYIEGDGIGVDVSPVMIKVVDAAVQKAYGGKRKIAWMEVYAGEKATQVYDQDTWLPQETLDAVRDYVVSIKGPLTTPVGGGIRSLNVALRQQLDLYVCLRPVLWFQGVPSPVKKPGDVDMVIFRENSEDIYAGIEWKAGSPEANKVIKFLKEEMGVTKIRFDQDCGIGVKPVSREGTKRLVRKALQYVVDNDRESLTLVHKGNIMKFTEGAFKDWGYEVARDEFGAELLDGGPWMKFRNPKSGREVIVKDAIADAMLQQILLRPAEYDVIATLNLNGDYLSDALAAEVGGIGIAPGANLSDTVAMFEATHGTAPKYAGQDKVNPGSVILSAEMMLRHMGWTEAADLIIKGTNGAIAAKTVTYDFERLMEGATLVSSSGFGDEMIKHM, encoded by the coding sequence ATGGGATACCAGAAAATCAAGGTTCCGACCGACGGCGCCAAGATCACCGTCAATGCCGACCATTCGCTCAACGTGCCTGACAACCCGATCATTCCCTATATCGAAGGCGATGGCATCGGCGTGGATGTCTCGCCGGTCATGATCAAGGTGGTCGACGCCGCCGTGCAGAAGGCCTACGGCGGCAAGCGCAAGATCGCCTGGATGGAGGTGTACGCTGGCGAGAAGGCCACCCAGGTGTACGACCAGGACACCTGGTTGCCGCAGGAAACCCTCGATGCCGTGCGTGATTACGTGGTGTCGATCAAGGGGCCGCTGACCACGCCGGTGGGCGGCGGTATCCGTTCGCTCAACGTAGCCTTGCGCCAGCAGCTCGACCTGTACGTGTGCCTGCGCCCGGTGCTGTGGTTCCAGGGCGTGCCAAGCCCGGTGAAGAAGCCTGGCGACGTCGACATGGTGATCTTCCGCGAGAACTCCGAGGACATCTATGCCGGCATCGAGTGGAAGGCCGGTTCGCCCGAGGCGAACAAGGTGATCAAGTTCCTCAAGGAGGAAATGGGCGTCACCAAGATCCGCTTCGACCAGGACTGCGGTATCGGCGTCAAGCCGGTGTCCCGCGAGGGGACCAAGCGCCTGGTGCGCAAGGCCTTGCAGTACGTGGTGGACAACGACCGCGAATCGCTGACCCTGGTGCACAAGGGCAACATCATGAAGTTCACCGAAGGCGCCTTCAAGGACTGGGGCTACGAGGTGGCGCGTGACGAGTTCGGTGCCGAATTGCTCGACGGCGGCCCGTGGATGAAGTTCCGCAACCCCAAGAGCGGCCGCGAGGTCATCGTCAAGGACGCCATCGCCGACGCCATGCTGCAGCAGATCCTGTTGCGCCCGGCCGAGTACGACGTGATTGCCACCCTCAACCTCAACGGTGACTACCTGTCCGATGCCCTGGCGGCAGAGGTGGGCGGCATCGGCATCGCGCCGGGGGCCAACCTGTCCGACACGGTGGCCATGTTCGAAGCTACCCATGGCACCGCGCCCAAGTATGCCGGGCAGGACAAGGTCAACCCAGGGTCGGTGATCCTCTCGGCTGAAATGATGCTGCGGCACATGGGCTGGACCGAAGCGGCCGACCTGATCATCAAGGGCACCAATGGCGCGATTGCCGCCAAGACGGTGACCTACGACTTCGAGCGGTTGATGGAGGGCGCCACCCTGGTCAGCAGTTCAGGCTTTGGCGATGAAATGATCAAGCATATGTGA
- the cspD gene encoding cold shock domain-containing protein CspD, producing MASGKVKWFNNAKGYGFINEEGKSEDLFAHYSAIQMDGYKTLKAGQAVSFEIVQGPKGLHAVNISNKAPSPSAASAHSAGSPADA from the coding sequence ATGGCAAGCGGTAAAGTCAAGTGGTTCAACAATGCCAAGGGCTACGGGTTCATCAATGAAGAGGGCAAGAGCGAAGACTTGTTCGCTCATTATTCGGCCATCCAGATGGACGGTTACAAGACCCTGAAGGCCGGCCAGGCGGTGAGTTTCGAAATCGTCCAGGGCCCCAAAGGCCTGCACGCGGTGAATATCAGCAACAAAGCCCCCAGCCCCTCCGCCGCCAGCGCCCATTCCGCCGGCAGCCCTGCCGACGCCTGA
- a CDS encoding NADP-dependent isocitrate dehydrogenase, whose amino-acid sequence MPTRSKIIYTFTDEAPALATYSLLPIIEAFTASADIAVETRDISLAGRILAAFPEQLGAEKQVGDHLAELGQLATTPEANIIKLPNISASVPQLKAAIKELQAKGYNIPDYADEPATAEEKESRARYDRIKGSAVNPVLREGNSDRRAPLSVKNYARKHPHKMGAWAADSKSHVAHMTQGDFYGSEKAALIEADDTLRIELVGKDGSTTVLKEKTAVKAAEVIDCATMSRKALKAFIAEQIADAKASGVLLSVHLKATMMKVSDPIMFGVIVEEFYGDVLAKHAAALAEVGFNANNGIGDLYARVKDLPVEKQAEIEADIQALYAQRPALAMVNSDKGITNLHVPSDVIVDASMPAMIRDSGKMWNAAGELQDAKAIIPDRCYAGIYQATIEDCKANGAFDPTTMGSVPNVGLMAQKAEEYGSHDKTFQIKADGVVRVVDSKGKVVLEQNVEAGDIFRMCQVKDAPIQDWVKLAVNRARLSNTPAVFWLDPARAHDGVMIEKVQKYLKDHDTSGLDIRILAPVDAIKFSLARIREGKDTISVTGNVLRDYLTDLFPIMELGTSAKMLSIVPLMNGGGLFETGAGGSAPKHVQQLVEENFLRWDSLGEFLALAASLEHLGNTYDNPRAKVLANTLDQATGKFLDTNKSPSRKVGGIDNRGSHFYLTLYWAQALAAQTDDAALQARFAPLAKTLTENEETIVAELNAVQGKPADIGGYYAPDAELTAKVMRPSQTLNSAIAAL is encoded by the coding sequence ATGCCCACCCGTTCCAAGATCATCTATACCTTCACCGACGAAGCCCCCGCCCTCGCCACCTACTCGCTGCTGCCGATCATCGAAGCCTTCACCGCTTCGGCTGACATCGCCGTCGAAACCCGCGACATCTCCCTGGCTGGCCGTATCCTCGCCGCCTTCCCGGAGCAACTGGGCGCAGAGAAGCAAGTAGGCGATCACCTGGCGGAACTGGGCCAGCTGGCTACCACCCCCGAAGCCAACATCATCAAGCTGCCGAACATCAGCGCCTCGGTACCGCAGCTGAAAGCCGCGATCAAGGAACTGCAAGCCAAGGGCTACAACATCCCTGACTATGCCGACGAGCCGGCCACCGCGGAAGAGAAAGAATCCCGCGCCCGCTACGACCGCATCAAAGGCTCCGCCGTCAACCCGGTACTGCGCGAAGGCAACTCCGACCGCCGTGCACCACTGTCGGTGAAGAACTACGCGCGCAAGCACCCGCACAAGATGGGCGCCTGGGCTGCCGACTCCAAGTCGCACGTCGCCCACATGACCCAAGGCGACTTCTACGGCAGCGAGAAAGCCGCGCTGATCGAAGCCGACGACACCCTGCGCATCGAGCTGGTGGGCAAAGACGGCAGCACCACCGTGCTGAAGGAAAAGACCGCCGTCAAAGCCGCTGAAGTCATCGACTGCGCCACCATGAGCCGCAAGGCCCTGAAAGCCTTCATCGCCGAGCAGATCGCCGATGCCAAGGCCTCTGGCGTCCTGCTGTCGGTGCACCTGAAAGCCACCATGATGAAGGTCTCCGACCCGATCATGTTCGGCGTCATCGTCGAAGAGTTCTACGGCGACGTGCTGGCCAAGCACGCCGCTGCCCTTGCCGAAGTAGGCTTCAACGCCAACAACGGCATCGGCGACCTGTACGCCCGCGTCAAGGACCTGCCAGTCGAGAAGCAGGCCGAGATCGAAGCCGACATCCAGGCCCTGTACGCCCAGCGTCCGGCCCTGGCCATGGTCAACTCCGACAAGGGCATCACCAACCTGCACGTGCCGAGCGACGTCATCGTCGACGCCTCGATGCCCGCCATGATCCGTGACTCGGGCAAGATGTGGAACGCCGCCGGCGAACTGCAGGACGCCAAGGCAATCATCCCGGACCGCTGCTACGCCGGTATCTACCAGGCCACCATCGAAGACTGCAAGGCCAACGGTGCCTTCGACCCGACCACCATGGGCAGCGTGCCGAACGTTGGCCTGATGGCACAGAAGGCCGAAGAGTACGGCTCCCACGACAAGACCTTCCAGATCAAGGCCGACGGCGTTGTTCGCGTGGTCGACAGCAAAGGCAAGGTCGTGCTCGAGCAGAACGTCGAAGCCGGTGACATCTTCCGCATGTGCCAGGTCAAGGACGCCCCGATCCAGGACTGGGTCAAGCTGGCCGTCAACCGTGCCCGCCTGAGCAACACCCCGGCAGTGTTCTGGCTGGACCCGGCCCGCGCCCACGACGGCGTGATGATCGAGAAGGTGCAGAAGTACCTGAAGGATCACGACACTTCCGGCCTGGACATCCGCATCCTGGCCCCGGTGGACGCCATCAAGTTCTCCCTGGCCCGCATCCGCGAAGGCAAGGACACCATCTCCGTGACCGGCAACGTGCTGCGCGACTACCTGACCGACCTGTTCCCGATCATGGAACTGGGCACCAGCGCCAAGATGCTGTCGATCGTGCCGCTGATGAACGGCGGTGGCCTGTTCGAAACCGGCGCCGGCGGTTCGGCACCGAAGCACGTGCAGCAGCTGGTGGAAGAGAACTTCCTGCGTTGGGATTCGCTGGGTGAATTCCTGGCCCTGGCCGCTTCTCTGGAGCACCTGGGCAACACCTACGACAACCCGCGCGCCAAAGTGCTGGCCAACACCCTGGACCAGGCTACCGGCAAGTTCCTCGACACCAACAAGTCGCCTTCGCGCAAAGTCGGTGGTATCGACAACCGTGGCAGCCACTTCTACCTGACCCTGTACTGGGCCCAGGCCCTGGCTGCGCAGACCGACGACGCTGCCCTGCAGGCGCGCTTCGCCCCACTGGCCAAGACCCTGACCGAGAACGAGGAGACCATCGTCGCCGAGCTCAACGCCGTTCAGGGCAAGCCGGCCGACATCGGTGGCTACTACGCCCCGGATGCCGAGCTGACCGCCAAGGTGATGCGCCCAAGCCAGACCCTGAACAGCGCCATTGCCGCCCTGTAA
- a CDS encoding NUDIX hydrolase gives MTWQPHITVATIVEREGKFLFVEEFKANQHVFNQPAGHLEPNETLPQAALRETLEETAWEVELTGVVGIYLYTAPNNGVTYQRICFAARPVRHHADLALDSDIVRAVWLTREQLLADPARWRSELVPRCLDDYLKGPLHSLDLLRD, from the coding sequence ATGACCTGGCAACCCCACATCACCGTCGCCACCATCGTCGAACGCGAAGGCAAGTTCCTCTTCGTCGAAGAATTCAAAGCCAACCAGCACGTGTTCAACCAACCCGCCGGCCACCTCGAACCCAACGAGACCCTGCCCCAGGCCGCCCTGCGCGAAACCCTCGAAGAAACCGCCTGGGAAGTCGAGCTGACCGGGGTGGTCGGCATCTACCTGTACACCGCGCCCAACAACGGCGTGACCTACCAGCGCATCTGCTTCGCCGCCCGCCCCGTGCGCCACCACGCCGACCTGGCCCTGGACAGCGACATCGTCCGCGCCGTGTGGCTGACCCGCGAGCAACTGCTGGCCGACCCGGCCCGCTGGCGCAGCGAGCTGGTACCACGCTGCCTCGATGACTACCTGAAAGGCCCGTTGCACAGTCTCGACCTGCTGCGCGACTGA